A DNA window from Arachis hypogaea cultivar Tifrunner chromosome 18, arahy.Tifrunner.gnm2.J5K5, whole genome shotgun sequence contains the following coding sequences:
- the LOC112772248 gene encoding large ribosomal subunit protein bL19cz, translated as MASRRLFSSLLRSTLLRSPQEFHPPTTSRPFSSSPLSPIATRGLSRSEALTSFESNNGLVSELRSSGLASFQQTAMFRPSFSSRFMSTATDSIGFSEDIPNPVPDVPPRIKFKRLDKTGRHIMQILNKEAVEEVRAQREIPDIKPGYIVELKVEVPENKRRVSIIKGIVIARRNAGLNTTFRIRRLVAGVGIESLFPLYSPNIKEIKVLDKKRVRRAKLYYLREKMNALKNQ; from the exons ATGGCTTCCCGCAGGCTCTTCTCCTCTCTGCTCCGATCAACCCTCCTTCGTTCTCCGCAGGAATTTCATCCTCCCACCACTTCTCGCccattctcttcttctcctctttctcccaTCGCT ACTAGGGGATTATCTCGGTCTGAGGCATTAACAAGTTTCGAGTCCAATAATGGTTTAGTGTCTGAACTCCGGAGTTCTGGACTGGCTTCGTTTCAGCAGACTGCTATGTTTCGACCTTCTTTTTCCAGCAGGTTTATGTCAACAGCGACAGATTCTATTGGTTTTTCTGAAGATATTCCCAATCCTGTGCCAGATGTGCCTCCTCGCATCAAATTTAAGAGATTAGATAAAACTGGCAGGCACATTATGCAG ATTTTAAACAAGGAGGCAGTAGAGGAGGTGAGAGCGCAGAGAGAGATCCCTGACATAAAGCCTGGTTATATTGTGGAGCTCAAAGTG GAAGTACCTGAGAACAAGAGGCGAGTTTCTATCATTAAAGGCATTGTTATTGCAAGGCGTAATGCTGGTCTTAACACTACATTCAGAATTAGAAGGCTGGTGGCTGGTGTTGGGATCGAATCTCTATTCCCGCT GTATTCACCAAATATAAAGGAGATAAAGGTGCTAGACAAGAAGAGAGTCAGGAGGGCCAAACTCTACTACCTGAGGGAGAAAATGAATGCACTTAAAAACCAATAG
- the LOC112769043 gene encoding G-type lectin S-receptor-like serine/threonine-protein kinase At4g27290 isoform X2: MMSRERDKFLNSASRLNESFYGITVYIINYDFSIKFTLPSTCPLSKNMRSLVSLFMTSLFASFLSSFSALDILTTHKLIKDGDKLVSARGTFELGFFSPGNSRNRYLGIWYVASPRTPIWVANREAPIRDGSGILRITEGGILNLINITGNIVWSSNAYATAEDAFAQLLESGNLVVRASNGRTTESYLWQSFDYPSDTYMPGMKIGKNLVTGLETFLTSWKSKDDPAPGKYSIHLDTHGWPQVVIRKGTTIVSRFGSWNGLELTGNPARSEASLVFQFTYSESEVYVGYQLRKSSELSMLSRDVLHPSGNMQRFVWINRIQNWALSSTSLSNQCQHYAWCGANAVCNSNNFPVCGCLTGFSPKSPKDWNNGNWFTGCERRTNLNCHDDGFLRYTGVKLPNTSSSFFSETLNLKECAQLCLSKCSCTAYANLYVDGSGCLLWFVELVDIIQYSQRGQDLYVRLAASDIDSVKKMERSNKDKRLVGIIIVCGVLVMIIFLFLGHLTYKQSDSRRKREKIHNQDYRCGQRKEEVDWPTFDFQTIANATANFSSDNKVGEGGFGPVYKGTLIDGQEIAVKRLSINSGQGLNELRNEVNTIAKLQHRNLVKLFGCCLEEEEKMLVYEYVPNKSLDSFIFDQTRRKLLDWPTRMHIIVGIARGLLYLHQDSRMRIIHRDLKASNILLDANMNPKISDFGLAKAIGGDQTEAKTHRIVGTYGYMPPEYAVHGKFSVKSDVFSFGVLALEILSGKKNRDFSDPNHSLNLLGHSWRLWVEQRHLQLIDDSLSNASDATEILRCIHIALLCVQQSPEDRPDMLSVVVMLTSDSNLPKPKQPAFYVERNCHNKGFLASNQNTCSENEVTISVVEAR, translated from the exons ATGATGTCCCGAGAAAGAGACAAATTCCTCAATAGCGCTTCCAGACTTAATGAATCGTTTTATGGTATCACCGTTTATATTATTAACTAtgatttttcaatcaaatttacACTACCCAGTACCTGCCCTTTAAGCAAAAACATGAGAAGCCTTGTGTCACTTTTTATGACTTCTCTTTTCGCTTCATTCTTATCAAGCTTCTCAGCTCTAGACATTCTTACTACACATAAACTCATCAAAGATGGTGACAAGTTAGTTTCCGCAAGAGGGACCTTTGAACTGGGATTCTTCAGCCCTGGTAACTCCAGAAACCGATATTTGGGAATATGGTACGTGGCTTCACCTAGAACTCCTATATGGGTAGCAAATAGAGAAGCTCCTATTAGAGATGGTTCAGGAATTCTCAGGATCACTGAGGGGGGTATCCTTAACCTTATTAATATCACAGGTAATATTGTTTGGTCTTCAAATGCATATGCAACTGCAGAAGATGCATTTGCACAGCTTCTGGAATCAGGGAATCTTGTGGTGAGAGCCTCTAATGGTAGAACCACAGAATCCTATTTGTGGCAGAGTTTTGATTATCCTTCTGACACATATATGCCTGGAATGAAGATTGGGAAGAACCTAGTTACTGGTTTGGAGACATTCTTAACATCTTGGAAGAGTAAAGATGACCCTGCCCCTGGTAAGTACTCAATTCATCTTGACACTCATGGTTGGCCACAGGTGGTTATCAGAAAAGGAACCACTATAGTGTCACGATTTGGATCGTGGAATGGTCTTGAGTTGACAGGAAATCCAGCAAGGTCAGAAGCATCATTGGTCTTTCAATTCACATATAGTGAAAGTGAAGTTTATGTGGGTTACCAACTCAGGAAGAGTTCTGAGTTGTCTATGTTGTCAAGAGATGTACTGCATCCATCAGGCAACATGCAGCGATTCGTATGGATCAATCGGATCCAGAATTGGGCACTCTCCTCAACGTCTCTGTCAAATCAGTGCCAACATTATGCATGGTGTGGTGCTAATGCCGTCTGCAATAGCAATAACTTCCCTGTTTGTGGATGCTTGACCGGGTTCAGTCCTAAGTCTCCAAAAGATTGGAATAATGGGAACTGGTTTACTGGATGTGAACGCAGGACGAACTTGAATTGCCATGATGATGGCTTCTTGAGGTACACAGGAGTTAAATTGCCTAATACGTCCTCATCATTTTTCAGTGAAACCTTGAATCTTAAAGAATGTGCTCAATTGTGCTTAAGTAAATGTTCCTGTACTGCATATGCAAACTTATATGTTGATGGAAGTGGTTGCTTGCTTTGGTTTGTCGAACTGGTGGATATAATCCAATATAGCCAGCGCGGTCAAGACCTTTATGTAAGGCTAGCTGCTTCAGACATtg ATAGTGTAAAGAAAATGGAGCGATCCAACAAAGACAAAAGACTAGTGGGTATCATAATTGTATGTGGTGTTTTGGTCATGATTATCTTCCTCTTTCTGGGACACTTAACCTATAAACAAAGTGACAGCAGAAGAAAGAGAG AGAAAATTCACAACCAGGATTACAGATGTGGACAAAGAAAGGAAGAGGTGGACTGGCCAACATTTGATTTTCAAACTATAGCTAATGCAACAGCCAACTTTTCTAGTGATAACAAGGTGGGAGAAGGTGGATTTGGCCCTGTTTACAAG GGCACATTAATTGATGGACAAGAGATAGCTGTGAAGAGGCTCTCCATAAATTCTGGCCAAGGACTAAATGAATTGAGAAATGAAGTCAATACAATTGCTAAGCTTCAGCACCGTAATCTTGTTAAGCTTTTTGGTTGTTGTCTTGAGGAGGAAGAGAAAATGTTAGTATATGAATATGTGCCTAACAAAAGCTTGGACTCCTTTATATTTG ACCAAACAAGGAGAAAATTACTAGATTGGCCAACACGCATGCATATTATTGTTGGCATTGCTCGTGGGCTTCTTTATCTTCATCAAGACTCTAGAATGAGGATTATTCACAGGGACCTCAAAGCTAGCAATATTCTTCTAGATGCCAATATGAATCCAAAAATCTCTGACTTTGGGCTTGCGAAGGCCATTGGGGGAGATCAAACTGAGGCGAAAACTCATCGGATAGTTGGGACATA TGGTTATATGCCTCCTGAGTATGCAGTTCATGGGAAATTTTCTGTGAAGTCAGATGTCTTTAGCTTTGGAGTTTTGGCACTGGAGATACTAAGCGGCAAGAAGAATAGAGATTTCAGCGACCCGAATCATAGCCTTAATCTTCTTGGACAT AGCTGGAGATTGTGGGTTGAGCAGAGACACTTACAACTGATTGATGATTCATTAAGCAACGCTTCTGATGCAACTGAAATACTTAGATGCATACATATTGCTCTATTATGTGTGCAACAAAGTCCGGAAGACAGGCCAGACATGCTTTCTGTGGTTGTAATGTTAACTAGTGATAGCAATCTCCCTAAGCCAAAACAGCCTGCATTTTATGTGGAAAGGAATTGTCACAATAAAGGCTTTCTAGCAAGTAATCAGAACACATGTTCTGAAAATGAAGTTACAATCTCAGTGGTAGAGGCAAGGTAG
- the LOC112769043 gene encoding G-type lectin S-receptor-like serine/threonine-protein kinase At4g27290 isoform X1 codes for MMSRERDKFLNSASRLNESFYGITVYIINYDFSIKFTLPSTCPLSKNMRSLVSLFMTSLFASFLSSFSALDILTTHKLIKDGDKLVSARGTFELGFFSPGNSRNRYLGIWYVASPRTPIWVANREAPIRDGSGILRITEGGILNLINITGNIVWSSNAYATAEDAFAQLLESGNLVVRASNGRTTESYLWQSFDYPSDTYMPGMKIGKNLVTGLETFLTSWKSKDDPAPGKYSIHLDTHGWPQVVIRKGTTIVSRFGSWNGLELTGNPARSEASLVFQFTYSESEVYVGYQLRKSSELSMLSRDVLHPSGNMQRFVWINRIQNWALSSTSLSNQCQHYAWCGANAVCNSNNFPVCGCLTGFSPKSPKDWNNGNWFTGCERRTNLNCHDDGFLRYTGVKLPNTSSSFFSETLNLKECAQLCLSKCSCTAYANLYVDGSGCLLWFVELVDIIQYSQRGQDLYVRLAASDIDSVKKMERSNKDKRLVGIIIVCGVLVMIIFLFLGHLTYKQSDSRRKRVAEKIHNQDYRCGQRKEEVDWPTFDFQTIANATANFSSDNKVGEGGFGPVYKGTLIDGQEIAVKRLSINSGQGLNELRNEVNTIAKLQHRNLVKLFGCCLEEEEKMLVYEYVPNKSLDSFIFDQTRRKLLDWPTRMHIIVGIARGLLYLHQDSRMRIIHRDLKASNILLDANMNPKISDFGLAKAIGGDQTEAKTHRIVGTYGYMPPEYAVHGKFSVKSDVFSFGVLALEILSGKKNRDFSDPNHSLNLLGHSWRLWVEQRHLQLIDDSLSNASDATEILRCIHIALLCVQQSPEDRPDMLSVVVMLTSDSNLPKPKQPAFYVERNCHNKGFLASNQNTCSENEVTISVVEAR; via the exons ATGATGTCCCGAGAAAGAGACAAATTCCTCAATAGCGCTTCCAGACTTAATGAATCGTTTTATGGTATCACCGTTTATATTATTAACTAtgatttttcaatcaaatttacACTACCCAGTACCTGCCCTTTAAGCAAAAACATGAGAAGCCTTGTGTCACTTTTTATGACTTCTCTTTTCGCTTCATTCTTATCAAGCTTCTCAGCTCTAGACATTCTTACTACACATAAACTCATCAAAGATGGTGACAAGTTAGTTTCCGCAAGAGGGACCTTTGAACTGGGATTCTTCAGCCCTGGTAACTCCAGAAACCGATATTTGGGAATATGGTACGTGGCTTCACCTAGAACTCCTATATGGGTAGCAAATAGAGAAGCTCCTATTAGAGATGGTTCAGGAATTCTCAGGATCACTGAGGGGGGTATCCTTAACCTTATTAATATCACAGGTAATATTGTTTGGTCTTCAAATGCATATGCAACTGCAGAAGATGCATTTGCACAGCTTCTGGAATCAGGGAATCTTGTGGTGAGAGCCTCTAATGGTAGAACCACAGAATCCTATTTGTGGCAGAGTTTTGATTATCCTTCTGACACATATATGCCTGGAATGAAGATTGGGAAGAACCTAGTTACTGGTTTGGAGACATTCTTAACATCTTGGAAGAGTAAAGATGACCCTGCCCCTGGTAAGTACTCAATTCATCTTGACACTCATGGTTGGCCACAGGTGGTTATCAGAAAAGGAACCACTATAGTGTCACGATTTGGATCGTGGAATGGTCTTGAGTTGACAGGAAATCCAGCAAGGTCAGAAGCATCATTGGTCTTTCAATTCACATATAGTGAAAGTGAAGTTTATGTGGGTTACCAACTCAGGAAGAGTTCTGAGTTGTCTATGTTGTCAAGAGATGTACTGCATCCATCAGGCAACATGCAGCGATTCGTATGGATCAATCGGATCCAGAATTGGGCACTCTCCTCAACGTCTCTGTCAAATCAGTGCCAACATTATGCATGGTGTGGTGCTAATGCCGTCTGCAATAGCAATAACTTCCCTGTTTGTGGATGCTTGACCGGGTTCAGTCCTAAGTCTCCAAAAGATTGGAATAATGGGAACTGGTTTACTGGATGTGAACGCAGGACGAACTTGAATTGCCATGATGATGGCTTCTTGAGGTACACAGGAGTTAAATTGCCTAATACGTCCTCATCATTTTTCAGTGAAACCTTGAATCTTAAAGAATGTGCTCAATTGTGCTTAAGTAAATGTTCCTGTACTGCATATGCAAACTTATATGTTGATGGAAGTGGTTGCTTGCTTTGGTTTGTCGAACTGGTGGATATAATCCAATATAGCCAGCGCGGTCAAGACCTTTATGTAAGGCTAGCTGCTTCAGACATtg ATAGTGTAAAGAAAATGGAGCGATCCAACAAAGACAAAAGACTAGTGGGTATCATAATTGTATGTGGTGTTTTGGTCATGATTATCTTCCTCTTTCTGGGACACTTAACCTATAAACAAAGTGACAGCAGAAGAAAGAGAG TGGCAGAGAAAATTCACAACCAGGATTACAGATGTGGACAAAGAAAGGAAGAGGTGGACTGGCCAACATTTGATTTTCAAACTATAGCTAATGCAACAGCCAACTTTTCTAGTGATAACAAGGTGGGAGAAGGTGGATTTGGCCCTGTTTACAAG GGCACATTAATTGATGGACAAGAGATAGCTGTGAAGAGGCTCTCCATAAATTCTGGCCAAGGACTAAATGAATTGAGAAATGAAGTCAATACAATTGCTAAGCTTCAGCACCGTAATCTTGTTAAGCTTTTTGGTTGTTGTCTTGAGGAGGAAGAGAAAATGTTAGTATATGAATATGTGCCTAACAAAAGCTTGGACTCCTTTATATTTG ACCAAACAAGGAGAAAATTACTAGATTGGCCAACACGCATGCATATTATTGTTGGCATTGCTCGTGGGCTTCTTTATCTTCATCAAGACTCTAGAATGAGGATTATTCACAGGGACCTCAAAGCTAGCAATATTCTTCTAGATGCCAATATGAATCCAAAAATCTCTGACTTTGGGCTTGCGAAGGCCATTGGGGGAGATCAAACTGAGGCGAAAACTCATCGGATAGTTGGGACATA TGGTTATATGCCTCCTGAGTATGCAGTTCATGGGAAATTTTCTGTGAAGTCAGATGTCTTTAGCTTTGGAGTTTTGGCACTGGAGATACTAAGCGGCAAGAAGAATAGAGATTTCAGCGACCCGAATCATAGCCTTAATCTTCTTGGACAT AGCTGGAGATTGTGGGTTGAGCAGAGACACTTACAACTGATTGATGATTCATTAAGCAACGCTTCTGATGCAACTGAAATACTTAGATGCATACATATTGCTCTATTATGTGTGCAACAAAGTCCGGAAGACAGGCCAGACATGCTTTCTGTGGTTGTAATGTTAACTAGTGATAGCAATCTCCCTAAGCCAAAACAGCCTGCATTTTATGTGGAAAGGAATTGTCACAATAAAGGCTTTCTAGCAAGTAATCAGAACACATGTTCTGAAAATGAAGTTACAATCTCAGTGGTAGAGGCAAGGTAG